A single region of the Raphanus sativus cultivar WK10039 chromosome 1, ASM80110v3, whole genome shotgun sequence genome encodes:
- the LOC130495999 gene encoding uncharacterized protein LOC130495999: protein MSRLHHSDYPALDLNGDNYLDWAMNTSADLKSKGLGKCIKYGNDTLAYQRRRAVLIMRKHLVKDLYDECSYINDPYDLWSRLNTMFLEPLLDESMKEWKALRFQDYESVDDYHFDLMRMTYSLKLCGEVITNYDLLSKTRDTIHSKEVLLSHKAKGFTTYYDLLSYLSALEKKKQKRKVNLDKLDYVMEISAEYQCEMIYGDAEETKKRKFGWTHIDDEIGLFIE, encoded by the coding sequence atgtcgagactccatcactcggattacccagcccttgatctcaatggagacaattaccttgattgggcgatgaacacttcagccgatttaaagtctaaaggacttgggaagtgtatcaaatacggcaatgatacccttgcatatcaaaggcgtagagctgttttgataatgagaaagcatctcgtgaaggatctgtatgatgagtgcagctacatcaacgatccttacgatctctggtcgagattgaacaccatgttcttagagccattactagatgagtccatgaaagaatggaaggctctgaggttccaggattatgaatccgtggatgactatcactttgatcttatgagaatgacctatagtcttaaactatgtggtgaagtgataacaaactatgacttgttaagcaagactcgtgacactatccattcaaaggaagtgttgttatcacataaggctaaaggtttcacaacctattacgaccttctctcatacctttcagctcttgagaaaaagaagcagaaaaggaaagtcaacctcgacaaactcgactatgttatggagataagtgccgagtatcaatgtgagatgatatacggtgatgctgaagaaactaagaaaagaaaattcgggtggactcatatagatgatgagattggtttattcattgaatag
- the LOC108848364 gene encoding uncharacterized protein LOC108848364 isoform X1 has protein sequence MEPRYVPKPCLRSFERDFETLVADSWRFRHLVNRALQTHFWNVSFGLWCSCQQPIDSPGYSLPCSLPLSSDSALSFVREMAVSQQRVPLRRLAETNSSTAHILSFRRFAVDFNSSESLYEESAKLMDRVEEPDWYLHPSNKINLVPPMFHETTPDLVPCSSSEQPVDKLVQICTFKLRNPLNNSDSSIMKACETTSDHEDADRSRRCHWDQSICLLNSEYPIIEEDNTTCIGTLDDGSDDRSVTSSAMQLSPLLDATKDKAFLAKPVSFVVHQNLACSNKELGSGYVGVAPAEKLQDLEVATTAENQIREVDNIRSIGIKRKASRDKASCNSQRTKKGCQQSIFADKPQNLLLFEDKRFDDPKCLQMKFLSTHGNLPSRSQLLKRFSVFGKIDASRTDVNPEGSSAKVVFLQSIDAVTAYQFVKKIKLGRSKVVSAWCL, from the exons ATGGAACCACGCTACGTTCCAAAACCCTGTCTCCGAAGCTTCGAGCGCGATTTCGAAACATTGGTTGCAGATTCATGGAGGTTCCGCCACTTGGTGAACAGAGCTCTGCAAACGCACTTCTGGAATGTCTCCTTTGGGCTATGGTGTTCTTGCCAGCAGCCGATCGATTCGCCCGGATACTCTCTCCCTTGCTCTCTTCCTCTTAGTTCCGATTCGGCTCTGAGTTTTGTTCGAGAGATGGCAGTTTCGCAGCAGAGGGTGCCTCTTCGGAGATTAGCTGAGACCAACAGTTCCACCGCTCATATCCTTAGTTTTAGGCGTTTTGCTGTTGATTTTAATAGCTCCGAATCTCTCTATGAAGAAA GTGCAAAGCTAATGGATCGTGTAGAGGAACCAGATTGGTATCTCCATCCCTCCAACAAGATCAACCTGGTTCCTCCTATGTTTCACGAGACAACACCAGACCTGGTcccttgttcttcttctgaGCAGCCTGTTGATAAGTTAGTTCAGATTTGCACATTCAAATTGAGAAACCCTCTAAACAACTCTGATTCAAGCATTATGAAAGCTTGTGAAACCACATCTGACCATGAGGATGCAGACAGAAGCAGACGCTGTCACTGGGATCAGAGTATTTGCTTACTGAATTCAGAATATCCTATAATAGAGGAAGATAATACCACTTGCATTGGAACTCTTGATGATGGTTCAGATGATAGAAGTGTGACATCATCCGCAATGCAGTTGTCACCCTTGCTTGATGCAACTAAGGACAAGGCTTTTCTGGCAAAGCCTGTTTCTTTTGTTGTTCACCAGAATCTAGCCTGTTCAAACAAAGAGCTCGGTTCTGGTTATGTAGGCGTTGCACCTGCAGAGAAATTACAAGACTTGGAAGTTGCAACAACTGCTGAAAACCAGATCAGAGAAGTTGATAATATCAGATCCATTGGGATCAAAAGGAAAGCTAGTCGAGACAAAGCATCATGTAACTCCCAGAGAACGAAGAAAGGATGCCAACAGTCCATTTTTGCTGATAAACCGCAGAATCTACTGCTGTTTGAAGATAAGCGTTTTGATGATCCAAAATGCTTGCAAATGAAGTTCTTGAGTACACATGGGAATCTCCCATCTAGATCACAACTGTTGAAGAGATTCAGCGTGTTTGGGAAAATAGATGCGTCAAGAACTGATGTAAACCCTGAGGGAAGCTCTGCGAAAGTAGTATTCCTGCAGAGCATAGACGCAGTGACAGCTTATCAATTTGTCAAAAAGATTAAGCTAGGACGGTCTAAGGTAGTATCGGCTTGGTGCCTTTAA
- the LOC108848364 gene encoding uncharacterized protein LOC108848364 isoform X2: MKKVRAKSAKLMDRVEEPDWYLHPSNKINLVPPMFHETTPDLVPCSSSEQPVDKLVQICTFKLRNPLNNSDSSIMKACETTSDHEDADRSRRCHWDQSICLLNSEYPIIEEDNTTCIGTLDDGSDDRSVTSSAMQLSPLLDATKDKAFLAKPVSFVVHQNLACSNKELGSGYVGVAPAEKLQDLEVATTAENQIREVDNIRSIGIKRKASRDKASCNSQRTKKGCQQSIFADKPQNLLLFEDKRFDDPKCLQMKFLSTHGNLPSRSQLLKRFSVFGKIDASRTDVNPEGSSAKVVFLQSIDAVTAYQFVKKIKLGRSKVVSAWCL, encoded by the exons ATGAAGAAAGTAAGAGCGAAAA GTGCAAAGCTAATGGATCGTGTAGAGGAACCAGATTGGTATCTCCATCCCTCCAACAAGATCAACCTGGTTCCTCCTATGTTTCACGAGACAACACCAGACCTGGTcccttgttcttcttctgaGCAGCCTGTTGATAAGTTAGTTCAGATTTGCACATTCAAATTGAGAAACCCTCTAAACAACTCTGATTCAAGCATTATGAAAGCTTGTGAAACCACATCTGACCATGAGGATGCAGACAGAAGCAGACGCTGTCACTGGGATCAGAGTATTTGCTTACTGAATTCAGAATATCCTATAATAGAGGAAGATAATACCACTTGCATTGGAACTCTTGATGATGGTTCAGATGATAGAAGTGTGACATCATCCGCAATGCAGTTGTCACCCTTGCTTGATGCAACTAAGGACAAGGCTTTTCTGGCAAAGCCTGTTTCTTTTGTTGTTCACCAGAATCTAGCCTGTTCAAACAAAGAGCTCGGTTCTGGTTATGTAGGCGTTGCACCTGCAGAGAAATTACAAGACTTGGAAGTTGCAACAACTGCTGAAAACCAGATCAGAGAAGTTGATAATATCAGATCCATTGGGATCAAAAGGAAAGCTAGTCGAGACAAAGCATCATGTAACTCCCAGAGAACGAAGAAAGGATGCCAACAGTCCATTTTTGCTGATAAACCGCAGAATCTACTGCTGTTTGAAGATAAGCGTTTTGATGATCCAAAATGCTTGCAAATGAAGTTCTTGAGTACACATGGGAATCTCCCATCTAGATCACAACTGTTGAAGAGATTCAGCGTGTTTGGGAAAATAGATGCGTCAAGAACTGATGTAAACCCTGAGGGAAGCTCTGCGAAAGTAGTATTCCTGCAGAGCATAGACGCAGTGACAGCTTATCAATTTGTCAAAAAGATTAAGCTAGGACGGTCTAAGGTAGTATCGGCTTGGTGCCTTTAA
- the LOC130496007 gene encoding agamous-like MADS-box protein AGL97: protein MVKKGGTKRKPVMTKITDKASRATTFTKRRDGLYSKAAQLCVITDAQIAILATPSSSNSNVPFFSFGHSSVESVVSAYLSGQRLAPVSTCDNTKATREDLGICMAHKDLGLGFWWDDEKLVNSNDPEELMEAMESMKVLYSRLKELEDQTLTTTTRIDDEDMVEISPESDEWSEMDLHKLLQDCDCEEEDQSVSDKTCNNSNSVSSAAERSWEEVTMDLDLDTIITYDDLPDLPASC from the coding sequence ATGGTGAAGAAGGGAGGTACGAAGAGGAAGCCTGTGATGACGAAGATCACTGACAAAGCTTCGCGTGCTACTACTTTCACGAAACGCAGAGACGGTCTCTACAGCAAAGCGGCTCAGCTTTGTGTAATCACCGACGCTCAAATCGCAATCTTAGCGACACCATCTTCTTCAAACTCCAACGTTCCTTTCTTCTCGTTTGGTCACTCCTCCGTTGAGTCCGTGGTCTCCGCTTATCTCTCCGGACAGAGACTTGCTCCTGTTTCAACGTGTGATAATACCAAAGCGACGAGAGAAGACCTAGGTATCTGTATGGCTCACAAGGACCTAGGGTTAGGGTTTTGGTGGGACGATGAGAAGCTCGTCAACTCGAATGATCCGGAAGAGCTTATGGAAGCGATGGAGTCTATGAAAGTACTATACAGCCGTCTCAAGGAATTGGAAGATCAAAccctaacaacaacaacaaggatAGACGACGAGGACATGGTTGAGATTTCACCTGAGTCGGATGAATGGAGCGAGATGGATCTTCATAAACTCCTCCAAGATTGTGATTGTGAAGAAGAGGATCAGAGTGTATCTGATAAAACCTGCAACAACAGCAACTCTGTATCATCTGCAGCAGAAAGAAGCTGGGAAGAAGTGACGATGGATCTTGATTTGGATACTATCATTACCTATGATGATTTACCAGACCTGCCTGCCTCTTGttga
- the LOC108832873 gene encoding uncharacterized protein LOC108832873, whose protein sequence is MWKKGELVWVRLNPSDSWIPGRILDPSKPLGILVSFFDLMEPRHVPKTCLRSFERDFGTLIADSWRFRHLVNRALQTHFWNVSFGLWCSCQPPIDSPGYSLPCSLPLSSDSALSFVREMAVSQRVPLRRLAETNSLTAQILSFRRYTVDFNRSESLYEQVRESAKLMDRAEESDWCLDPSNKMDDSSDWSLRDPLPKDIHCCSFDKVVQRWDTRSPVITSYSSGVMKACRTMARISNHEDAVNFETNVQVQEEHNSAVQELEDRNDHVDDEKCHSETSDKEIETSRSEEELEIDSRNSTSLVGEENPNCSVRECCEAEQSSCLRNSEFPVEDIIEADTTVAAQREAAPDVIIGTLDDIIGSDDRTVTSAKKLLPLLDASNDKAFLAKPVSFVVLEAYQNLACSVEDTSANPRSKLDSSMISASTLDEDRSDRSNFNGTRENCHDDALELGSDDVAIAPAEKLQDLDVATTVDDIRPIGVKRKASRDKASGKSKRRKKGCQQSISADKPKNLQLLKDKRFANPKCLRMKFLSTHGNLPSKSELLKRFSVFGKIDASRTDINPERSSAKIVFLQSIDAVTAYQFARSKKFKLGRSKVMYRLDAFEGDTEVNKAPLSQKPEQSVPSPRSCNTVR, encoded by the exons ATGTGGAAGAAAGGAGAGCTAGTTTGGGTGAGACTAAACCCTTCAGATTCGTGGATTCCGGGTCGGATCCTTGATCCATCCAAACCGTTAGGAATCCTGGTTTCCTTCTTCGACCTAATGGAACCACGCCACGTTCCAAAAACCTGTCTCCGAAGCTTCGAGCGCGATTTCGGAACTCTGATTGCAGATTCATGGAGGTTCCGCCACTTGGTGAACAGAGCTCTGCAAACGCACTTCTGGAATGTCTCCTTTGGGCTTTGGTGTTCTTGCCAGCCGCCGATCGATTCGCCCGGATACTCTCTCCCTTGCTCTCTTCCTCTTAGTTCCGATTCGGCTCTGAGTTTTGTTCGAGAGATGGCAGTTTCTCAAAGGGTGCCTCTTCGGAGATTAGCTGAGACCAACAGCTTAACCGCTCAGATCCTTAGTTTTAGGCGTTACACTGTTGATTTCAATCGCTCCGAATCTCTCTATGAACAAGTTAGGGAAA GTGCAAAGCTAATGGATCGTGCAGAAGAATCAGATTGGTGTCTCGATCCCTCCAACAAGATGGACGACAGTAGTGATTGGAGTCTAAGAGATCCGTTGCCTAAGGATATCCATTGCTGTTCTTTTGATAAAGTAGTTCAGCGTTGGGATACGAGGAGCCCTGTGATCACCTCTTATTCTAGCGGCGTTATGAAAGCTTGCCGAACCATGGCTAGAATATCTAATCATGAGGATGCAGTGAACTTTGAGACTAATGTTCAGGTGCAGGAGGAGCATAATAGCGCTGTACAAGAGTTGGAAGATAGAAATGACCATGTTGACGATGAGAAATGTCACAGTGAAACAAGTGACAAGGAAATTGAGACATCTAGGAGCGAAGAGGAGTTGGAGATTGATTCAAGGAATAGCACATCATTGGTAGGAGAGGAGAACCCGAACTGTAGTGTTAGAGAATGCTGTGAAGCTGAGCAGAGTAGCTGCTTACGGAATTCAGAATTTCCCGTTGAAGATATAATAGAGGCAGACACCACTGTTGCTGCCCAACGAGAAGCAGCTCCTGATGTTATCATCGGAACTCTTGATGACATCATTGGTTCAGATGATAGAACTGTGACATCTGCAAAAAAGTTGTTACCCTTGCTTGATGCGAGTAACGACAAGGCTTTTCTGGCAAAGCCTGTTTCTTTTGTTGTTCTGGAAGCTTACCAGAATCTAGCTTGTTCAGTGGAAGACACATCTGCTAACCCAAGAAGCAAGCTTGATAGCTCTATGATCAGTGCCAGTACCCTGGATGAGGATCGTTCAGATAGAAGTAATTTCAATGGAACACGTGAGAACTGCCATGACGATGCATTAGAGTTAGGTTCTGATGATGTAGCCATTGCACCTGCAGAGAAATTACAAGACTTGGATGTTGCAACAACTGTTGATGATATCAGACCCATTGGGGTTAAAAGGAAAGCTAGTCGAGACAAAGCATCAGGTAAGtccaagagaagaaagaaaggaTGCCAACAGTCTATTTCTGCTGATAAACCAAAGAATCTACAGCTGTTGAAAGATAAACGTTTTGCTAATCCAAAATGCTTGCGAATGAAGTTCTTGAGTACTCATGGCAATCTCCCATCCAAATCAGAACTGTTGAAGAGATTCAGCGTGTTTGGGAAAATAGATGCTTCAAGAACTGATATAAACCCAGAGAGAAGCTCTGCGAAAATAGTATTCCTGCAGAGCATAGACGCAGTGACAGCTTATCAATTCGCAAGGAGCAAAAAGTTTAAGCTAGGACGGTCTAAGGTAATGTATCGGCTGGATGCCTTTGAGGGAGACACTGAAGTAAACAAAGCTCCTTTGTCTCAGAAGCCTGAACAGTCTGTTCCATCACCAAGATCATGTAACACAGTTCGTTAG
- the LOC108832874 gene encoding zinc finger protein VAR3, chloroplastic — translation MSSSRIFLVGNSFFRPQNPSSFPLSLNRFPSVSLNRLRCFSNETATASVDSDSPSSQSPHPWPEWISFVDRLKTKGYFTKNIEDDTVYQEMNVVKDACLSFARDRYDVLRSLSSGDIQSLVERGCPNLFRKTVNSSKRIRAHVKLDEGDVCGSCELRGSCDRAYVILKDSEADARTVDVMRLLLFNALDSVVVSRGEISPGKELVHESARRLLLELLELSEKPVNPVLPKPAAAKVALPPKERVFKSRSDEPSQRVRSQYNADWACPKCDFLNFARNERCRECNEVADRRSVAAVVKEGDWLCPECNFSNFSRNQSCLKCKAKGPKRSSMENIEMKKGDWNCSGCGFMNFSSNKKCKQCREQRPQRQLEPGEWECPSCDFLNYRRNSVCKKCECKRPSESNNHEDDHSWKRPALL, via the exons ATGTCCTCTTCCAGAATCTTCCTAGTCGGAAACTCATTCTTCCGACCACAAAACCCCTCCTCCTTTCCACTCTCTCTCAATCGCTTCCCCTCTGTTTCTCTCAACCGCCTCCGCTGCTTCTCAAATGAAACCGCCACCGCCTCCGTGGATTCGGATTCTCCGTCGTCTCAATCTCCCCATCCATGGCCAGAGTGGATAAGCTTCGTCGACCGCCTGAAGACGAAAGGCTACTTCACCAAAAACATCGAAGACGACACCGTTTATCAAGAAATGAACGTTGTCAAGGACGCTTGTCTCAGCTTCGCTCGCGATCGCTACGACGTTCTTag ATCCTTGTCGTCGGGAGATATACAATCTCTCGTGGAGCGtggttgccctaatctctttcgCAAAACTGTTAACTCATCCAAGAGGATTCGAGCTCATGTTAAATTAGACGAAGGAGAT GTTTGTGGCTCTTGTGAGCTTCGTGGCTCTTGTGATAGAGCTTACGTGATACTCAAGGACTCTGAAGCTGATGCTCGGACTGTTGATGTCATGCGTTTGCTACTGTTCAATGCGCTTGATTCTGTTGTTGTCTCTCGAGGAGAGATTTCACCGGGGAAGGAACTTGTTCATGAGTCTGCAAGAAGACTTCTTTTGGAGTTGCTTGAGCTCAGTGAGAAGCCTGTAAATCCTGTTTTGCCCAAACCTGCGGCGGCCAAGGTAGCGTTGCCTCCTAAGGAGAGAGTTTTTAAATCTAGGAGTGATGAGCCTTCTCAACGTGTTCGGTCTCAGTACAATGCAGACTGGGCGTGTCCTAA ATGCGACTTTTTAAACTTTGCGAGAAATGAAAGATGCCGAGAGTGCAATGAAGTCGCTGACAGACGATCTGTTGCTGCTGTTGTCAAGGAAGGAGACTGGCTATGTCCTGA GTGCAATTTCTCAAACTTCTCAAGAAACCAGAGCTGTCTGAAATGCAAAGCAAAGGGACCGAAGAGAAGTTCAATGGAGAATATTGAAATGAAAAAGGGAGACTGGAACTGCTCTGG GTGTGGATTCATGAACTTTTCTAGCAACAAAAAGTGTAAACAGTGTCGGGAACAACGTCCCCAAAGGCAACTTGAGCCTGGAGAATGGGAATGTCCCTC ATGCGACTTCTTGAACTATAGGAGAAACAGTGTTTGCAAGAAGTGTGAGTGCAAACGACCCAGTGAATCCAACAACCATGAAGATGATCATTCATGGAAGCGACCTGCCTTGCTCTAA